From the Priestia aryabhattai genome, one window contains:
- a CDS encoding PAS domain-containing protein, which yields MTTPEAQDSKWSILNKALHSSQSGIIVTDPSLPDNPIIYLNQGFSLMTGYKEEEVLEENCRFLQGSLTNPHHVDEIRSAISRNQSVSVTLVNYRKDGSSFHNQLTIDPTYVEEDKYYFIGVQKDVTIEITAQEQLQQVLEEVERLPLLC from the coding sequence TTGACTACACCTGAAGCTCAAGATTCAAAATGGTCCATTTTAAATAAAGCCCTTCATAGCTCACAATCTGGTATTATCGTGACGGACCCTTCTTTGCCTGATAACCCAATTATTTACCTCAATCAAGGGTTTTCCCTTATGACCGGCTATAAGGAAGAAGAAGTATTAGAGGAAAATTGCCGTTTTCTACAAGGCTCTCTTACAAACCCGCACCACGTTGATGAAATTCGCAGCGCTATCAGCCGCAATCAGTCAGTTTCTGTTACGCTTGTTAATTATCGAAAAGACGGCTCTTCCTTCCATAATCAGTTAACGATTGACCCAACATACGTAGAAGAAGATAAATACTACTTCATCGGTGTTCAAAAAGACGTAACAATAGAAATTACAGCCCAAGAACAGCTACAGCAAGTTTTGGAAGAAGTTGAAAGGCTACCCCTATTGTGCTAA
- a CDS encoding cobalamin B12-binding domain-containing protein yields the protein MKSQVQKFVGYLLAGDQDSAWEVVLEEIQQGKNSLDIYENLITTAMRVTGDMWEENIISVADEHVATTTCDYVLTRYRFYKKIQGHASDLAPKALLLCLEQEQHFIGLKMVALLFEEHGWNTRFLGANLPLEYAEKMAMEWKPQMVGLSVSIPYHIEQLAEYTKTLDKLEPKPTVMVGGRLVSQIDFRSYCSEHTCLIPDLHQLNNWLVSYQKGVEVNVDA from the coding sequence ATGAAATCTCAAGTACAAAAATTTGTAGGCTATTTATTAGCTGGTGATCAAGATAGCGCTTGGGAAGTTGTGCTAGAAGAAATCCAACAAGGAAAGAACAGCCTAGATATTTATGAAAATTTAATTACAACCGCAATGCGAGTAACTGGAGATATGTGGGAAGAAAATATCATTTCTGTAGCCGATGAGCATGTTGCGACTACGACATGTGATTATGTACTAACTCGCTATCGCTTTTATAAAAAAATTCAGGGACACGCTTCAGACCTCGCTCCGAAGGCACTGCTTCTATGCTTGGAACAAGAACAACACTTTATTGGTTTAAAGATGGTAGCTTTATTGTTTGAAGAACACGGCTGGAATACTCGTTTTTTAGGGGCTAATCTACCTCTGGAATACGCTGAGAAAATGGCCATGGAATGGAAACCGCAGATGGTAGGATTATCTGTCAGCATCCCTTATCATATTGAGCAGCTTGCTGAATATACCAAAACTTTGGATAAATTAGAACCAAAGCCAACCGTAATGGTAGGAGGGCGCTTAGTTTCTCAAATCGATTTCCGTTCCTACTGTTCTGAGCATACATGCCTAATCCCGGATCTTCATCAATTAAATAACTGGTTAGTCAGTTATCAAAAAGGAGTGGAAGTTAATGTCGATGCTTGA
- a CDS encoding GntR family transcriptional regulator: MKFNVHKQSSIPIYQQIYEQIRYRIQTGMIKPGDQLPSLRKLSQDLKISL; this comes from the coding sequence ATGAAATTTAACGTACACAAACAATCATCGATACCCATTTATCAGCAAATCTATGAGCAGATTCGTTACCGCATCCAAACGGGCATGATAAAACCTGGCGATCAGCTCCCTTCTTTACGCAAGCTATCACAAGATTTAAAAATTAGCTTATGA
- a CDS encoding DMT family transporter — protein sequence MVIINYVLICFIFGTTFLTIKLGIEAGMPPLFSAGARFLLAGILVISYFAHKREVRRSLLFSKKVMAVGFCLTFMTFLTLYWAEQHVTSGLAAVLSATGPMMILLIQVMQKKMELKKEQAFSLLLAFTGVICISLPNMTATMSYLWTLGCIIIIIGEVFYGIGSNYSKSLLNELKEVSPFLINGIQMFYGGVFLLVLSSFTERINVSNIMHWNAVWSIVYLIFVGSIAGHGLYYWLIAQTNPVFPSTWLYVAPLIAVLIGHVFLNEAVTPSIIGGGLLILIGVFMANRATLRLYLKKGMLFKKQM from the coding sequence ATGGTTATTATTAATTATGTACTTATCTGTTTCATTTTTGGCACGACATTTTTAACAATTAAACTGGGCATTGAAGCAGGAATGCCTCCACTTTTTTCAGCAGGAGCTCGCTTTCTTTTAGCCGGAATCTTAGTAATCTCGTACTTTGCGCATAAAAGAGAAGTTCGACGTTCATTATTATTCTCAAAAAAAGTCATGGCGGTAGGATTTTGTTTAACATTTATGACATTTTTAACGCTCTATTGGGCAGAACAACATGTGACATCCGGTCTTGCAGCTGTTTTATCCGCAACTGGACCGATGATGATATTGCTTATTCAAGTGATGCAAAAGAAAATGGAATTAAAAAAAGAACAGGCATTCTCTTTGCTTCTGGCTTTTACCGGTGTGATTTGCATTTCACTTCCAAATATGACGGCCACTATGTCTTATTTGTGGACATTAGGCTGTATCATTATCATAATAGGAGAGGTATTTTACGGGATAGGCAGCAATTATTCGAAGTCATTGTTAAATGAGCTAAAAGAAGTTTCCCCGTTTTTAATTAATGGTATTCAGATGTTTTACGGAGGAGTATTTCTACTGGTGCTATCTTCATTTACAGAGCGGATCAATGTTTCAAACATTATGCACTGGAACGCAGTGTGGTCTATTGTATATTTGATTTTTGTTGGATCAATTGCGGGGCACGGCTTATATTATTGGCTTATCGCCCAAACGAATCCAGTTTTTCCGTCTACTTGGTTGTATGTAGCGCCTTTAATTGCGGTGTTAATCGGTCACGTATTCTTAAATGAAGCCGTGACGCCTTCTATCATTGGCGGAGGTCTTCTTATTTTAATAGGAGTGTTTATGGCTAATCGTGCAACTTTGCGATTATATTTGAAAAAAGGTATGCTATTCAAAAAGCAAATGTAA
- a CDS encoding LysR family transcriptional regulator, whose amino-acid sequence MDIRELQHFMEVVNQKSFTKAAAAIHLSQPALSKIVKKLEEELGVDLFDRSTRKLTLTDAGQIVYGQSQKLVSTLHELHALLDDLRNLPTGDIKVGIPPLVGTVVFPMIAKNFTSKHPQVKLELVELGAKRIVELVENEQVDLGIIVLPIQNPLFHVYPFIEEEFNLYIHHEHPLAAKSIVALSELREEPFVLFSKDFSLHDRIIHECIQAGFHPKIAYESSQWDLIIELVASELGIAILPKSVFPKINNPFIKSIPIAAPTPMWELGIILKKDRYMSYATRELLSFLVDQDIILPSHTMSANS is encoded by the coding sequence ATGGATATTCGAGAACTGCAACATTTCATGGAAGTAGTTAATCAAAAAAGTTTCACGAAAGCAGCAGCTGCAATTCACTTGTCTCAGCCAGCATTAAGTAAAATTGTAAAAAAACTAGAAGAAGAACTCGGCGTAGATCTTTTTGATCGCTCTACTCGAAAGCTGACGTTAACCGATGCAGGACAGATTGTGTATGGGCAAAGCCAAAAGCTGGTATCCACTCTTCACGAGCTGCATGCTCTGTTAGATGATTTACGGAATCTGCCTACAGGAGATATTAAAGTAGGAATTCCTCCTTTAGTAGGGACTGTTGTTTTCCCGATGATTGCAAAAAACTTTACATCAAAGCACCCTCAGGTGAAGTTAGAGCTTGTGGAGCTTGGCGCAAAGCGAATTGTCGAACTGGTAGAAAACGAACAAGTAGACCTGGGTATTATCGTGTTGCCTATTCAAAACCCTCTTTTTCACGTCTATCCGTTTATTGAAGAAGAGTTTAATTTATATATTCATCATGAGCATCCGTTGGCAGCTAAATCAATTGTTGCTTTGAGCGAGCTGAGAGAAGAGCCATTTGTCCTGTTCAGTAAAGACTTTTCTCTTCATGATCGGATTATTCACGAGTGCATTCAAGCTGGTTTTCATCCAAAAATAGCGTATGAAAGTTCGCAATGGGATTTGATTATTGAACTAGTCGCTTCTGAATTAGGTATTGCTATTTTACCAAAGTCCGTGTTTCCAAAGATCAATAATCCTTTTATTAAAAGTATTCCAATTGCCGCACCTACTCCAATGTGGGAGCTCGGCATCATCTTGAAAAAAGACCGCTATATGTCATATGCTACACGAGAACTTTTGTCCTTCCTAGTCGACCAAGACATCATTTTGCCGTCTCATACGATGTCAGCAAACTCATAA
- a CDS encoding citrate synthase/methylcitrate synthase, which produces MTYVKGLEGIVAAETKVGHVDGEKGQLIYRGYWAKDLAINYSFEEVSYLIWNGTLPNHDELKAFKQKMVTHRTLPANIVALMDCLPKDTEVMSALRTCISALGDPSYSWPPTKEQALAITAVTPTIIAYWYRKMNDLEVVEPNEHLDHVANYLYMINGEIPDQSLVTALNAYFVLTIEHGMNASTFSSRVISSTESDMVSAICGAIGAMKGPLHGGAPSGVITMFDEIGSEENIEPWVRKKLDNKEKIMGFGHRVYRTHDPRAEALKEVSKQISGDNGLFDLIVKIEDKTIELLNEYKPGRGIYTNVEYFAAAVMKAVELPSELFTPTFTASRVVGWTAHVVEQSENNRIYRPQSAYIGYTPIEQNQ; this is translated from the coding sequence ATGACATACGTTAAAGGACTAGAAGGAATCGTTGCAGCTGAAACAAAAGTAGGGCATGTTGATGGAGAGAAAGGTCAGCTGATTTATCGCGGATATTGGGCAAAAGATTTGGCGATAAATTATTCTTTTGAAGAAGTTTCTTATTTAATTTGGAACGGCACTCTGCCAAATCATGATGAGTTAAAAGCATTTAAACAAAAAATGGTGACTCATCGTACGCTTCCGGCTAATATTGTTGCGTTAATGGACTGTTTGCCAAAAGATACAGAAGTGATGAGCGCGCTTCGCACATGTATCTCAGCATTAGGAGACCCTTCATACAGTTGGCCTCCGACAAAAGAGCAGGCGCTTGCGATTACAGCGGTAACACCTACCATTATTGCCTATTGGTATCGTAAAATGAATGATTTAGAAGTAGTAGAGCCTAACGAGCATTTGGATCATGTAGCAAACTATTTATACATGATTAATGGAGAAATTCCAGATCAAAGTTTGGTTACTGCGCTGAATGCATATTTTGTTTTGACAATTGAACATGGGATGAACGCCTCAACCTTCTCATCACGCGTTATTTCATCTACCGAATCTGACATGGTTTCAGCTATTTGCGGAGCAATTGGCGCGATGAAAGGTCCGCTTCACGGAGGAGCTCCTTCTGGTGTTATTACAATGTTTGATGAAATTGGAAGTGAAGAGAATATTGAGCCTTGGGTTCGTAAAAAATTAGATAATAAAGAGAAAATTATGGGATTTGGTCATCGCGTTTATCGTACACATGATCCGAGAGCAGAAGCATTAAAAGAAGTATCGAAACAAATCTCAGGAGACAACGGGCTATTTGATTTAATTGTTAAAATTGAAGATAAAACAATTGAATTACTAAATGAATACAAGCCAGGTCGAGGTATTTATACCAATGTAGAATATTTCGCTGCAGCGGTTATGAAAGCGGTTGAGCTTCCGTCTGAACTATTCACCCCAACCTTCACAGCAAGCCGTGTGGTTGGCTGGACAGCTCATGTCGTAGAACAGTCAGAAAATAATCGTATTTACCGACCTCAGTCTGCGTATATAGGTTATACGCCAATCGAACAAAATCAATAA
- a CDS encoding DUF4306 domain-containing protein yields MSIKCMTQLFASCFVFLLSSVATWYNGSSMLEGPLSASLSGELTKSSAVHHYSHIDYLLYTIKFHPQFPIMMMVSGIYLIVLLSIIGFKKRYELISSCCLCITALLCYSSYKLSHTPTEGEHAMITTSLAAASLCLAVGLFYLLKRFYSQKEYI; encoded by the coding sequence GTGTCAATAAAATGCATGACGCAGCTATTTGCAAGTTGTTTTGTTTTTTTACTTTCCTCAGTCGCTACTTGGTATAACGGCTCTTCAATGCTTGAAGGACCTTTATCAGCTAGTTTGTCCGGGGAGCTAACAAAGTCCTCGGCGGTTCATCACTATTCTCACATCGATTATTTGTTATATACAATTAAATTCCACCCTCAGTTTCCAATTATGATGATGGTGAGCGGAATTTATTTGATTGTATTACTATCTATTATTGGGTTCAAAAAGCGGTATGAACTGATTAGCTCCTGCTGTTTATGTATCACAGCTCTCTTATGCTACAGCAGCTATAAACTTTCACATACCCCTACCGAAGGTGAACACGCCATGATTACCACTAGCTTAGCTGCAGCGAGTTTATGCTTAGCAGTCGGATTATTCTATTTATTAAAGCGATTTTATTCTCAAAAGGAATATATTTAA
- a CDS encoding diacylglycerol/lipid kinase family protein, with protein sequence MKAAVILNPNAGNKKLVNEIDFICDRLNTAFDAVTLYKTEQPGDGADLVRKLEGKADVIIGAGGDGTIYELINALAPLEQRPLFAILPGGTCNDFSRAIGMNQNPLKAVEQIIEKQTETVDVGKHAEDYFLNFWGIGLVADVSENILEENKEKFGKLSYYMSIGRTLNQAEPFQLKMTSEKASYEGEAVMVLIGNGPFLGGTRAMLGNSSFQDGLLDVFVIKEMGIEPVMAWLQTTPDEEQLDPESNLMHFRAKEVRIETTPEKTVDCDGEKETTTPSTITVLHNHINMIVGNR encoded by the coding sequence ATGAAGGCAGCAGTGATTTTGAATCCAAACGCAGGAAACAAAAAATTAGTAAATGAAATTGACTTTATATGTGATCGGTTAAACACAGCATTTGATGCGGTTACTTTATATAAAACAGAGCAACCTGGAGACGGTGCCGATCTGGTAAGAAAATTGGAAGGCAAAGCGGATGTCATTATTGGAGCAGGGGGAGACGGGACAATTTATGAGCTCATCAATGCTCTTGCTCCACTGGAGCAACGTCCTTTATTTGCTATTTTACCTGGAGGAACGTGCAACGACTTTTCGCGTGCAATTGGAATGAATCAAAATCCTTTAAAAGCAGTGGAGCAAATTATAGAAAAGCAGACGGAGACAGTGGATGTTGGAAAACATGCCGAAGATTATTTTTTAAACTTTTGGGGAATCGGCCTCGTAGCTGATGTATCTGAAAATATTTTAGAAGAAAACAAAGAGAAATTTGGTAAGCTCTCTTACTACATGAGTATAGGTAGAACTTTAAATCAAGCAGAGCCTTTTCAATTAAAAATGACGAGCGAAAAAGCTTCCTATGAAGGAGAAGCTGTTATGGTGTTAATTGGAAACGGTCCTTTTTTAGGAGGAACTCGTGCTATGCTAGGAAACAGCTCATTTCAAGATGGATTATTAGATGTATTTGTTATTAAAGAAATGGGAATCGAGCCGGTTATGGCATGGTTACAAACAACCCCTGATGAGGAACAGCTTGACCCTGAAAGCAACCTTATGCATTTTCGTGCAAAAGAAGTCCGTATAGAAACCACTCCTGAAAAAACGGTAGATTGTGATGGAGAAAAAGAAACTACAACACCTTCCACGATTACGGTTCTCCACAATCACATAAACATGATAGTAGGAAACAGATAA
- a CDS encoding YitT family protein, translating into MVSICCGSLLIGLGLNGFIAPYHLLDGGLIGFGLIVYYVFGTPIGMSIFFLNVPVYLYAFFRHRQNFFYGSIGLFVSFFMTEWLSILEGTLKLPLLFSSLLGGALVGMGIGLMLRYGISSDGLDLIAIIVSKKWKINIGITIFILDSTIMIVGLHIIGFTAFCYSMLVITMSSIMIMLFTSPRWLSS; encoded by the coding sequence GTGGTTTCGATTTGCTGTGGCAGCTTATTAATTGGACTAGGGCTAAACGGATTTATTGCTCCGTATCACTTACTAGACGGTGGACTTATAGGATTTGGGCTTATCGTATATTATGTGTTTGGAACTCCTATCGGAATGTCCATTTTCTTTTTGAACGTACCTGTCTATTTATATGCTTTTTTTCGTCATCGTCAAAACTTTTTTTATGGAAGTATAGGTTTATTTGTTTCTTTTTTTATGACGGAATGGCTGTCTATTCTCGAAGGCACGCTGAAGCTTCCTTTACTTTTTAGCTCACTGCTTGGAGGCGCACTCGTAGGAATGGGAATAGGACTGATGCTTCGCTACGGCATCAGTTCGGACGGGCTTGATTTAATTGCCATTATTGTATCAAAAAAATGGAAAATCAATATAGGAATAACCATTTTTATCTTAGACAGTACGATTATGATAGTGGGCTTACATATTATCGGATTTACTGCTTTTTGCTACTCCATGCTTGTTATTACGATGAGCAGCATAATGATTATGCTCTTCACTTCTCCACGATGGCTGTCTTCATAA